In the genome of Mangifera indica cultivar Alphonso chromosome 9, CATAS_Mindica_2.1, whole genome shotgun sequence, the window GGTATAGACTGATCTGAGGTTCCATGAAAAAGTATTATAGGAGGTAGAAGAGAAATAGCATCTCTAATTCTCGGATCCTTTACTCTAACTTCAGGAGAAAATTGTTTGAAGGACTCTTTTCCTTCCATGATGCTGTAATTGCGTATCAATATAAAACTTGTGTGAGGCAAAAAACATGACAGGGAAAAAAGTTGACAACAATATACTATTCCATAATCTACAAAAGTATCATTTGTAGGTACCTTAAAAAAATGGAACGATAGAGACCGCGACTGTGGAAGTGATCtactaaattaaacaaattgtacctgtttatgaattttaaagGGAAATAAATAAGCTTCAAACTACTGGGAAAATCAATCAATGTATATAGAAGCAAATTACAGCTTTTAGTTTGCTGCCCCTTTTTCAACACTATCAAGCCTAAAAACATGTTCCccattttttaagatttaggaaAACTTCACATGTAAGAATCACAAATTGAAACTCATTTCTGTGGACAGCAATTGCTCTATATGATGAAATTCCCATATTGGCCTAACGGATTATGCTTCGAATCTTTGACTAATAACTTTTTCAAACTACTGCTGGTCAAAGTGTCCTTTGACCATTTGAGCGTCATGAGTCATGGACATAACAACGTAACACATTCTGATATATCCATAATGACCTTTATTTGCTAAAAAGAGGCTTCACATTAGAAACAATCAATGGACAAAAGAGCAGATAACTCAAACTgccattaatcaaaataaaacagAGTGATTAAACAATTTGTACATGCCTTTCAACAACTGGAACATTACTGATATGTCAACACCATTGTAATGGGAGAAACCAAAGAAATGCTGAATGTCAAAGTAAAACTCTTGTCCACACAACAAAAGAGACTTCAATGCATTTTTAGCATTGTGTTGTCAAAATGGTATTTACCACCACAGACAATCAAAAGATAATGACAACGAGTATTATTCCTCTGTCAACTTGAGCCTCACAAAGTAATTGTAAGCAAAAGCAGCCAACTAGATGAATCTCAACAAGGAGGTATTTTGCAAAACATTAACCTCCAGTGATTATTACCCATTATCAAAGGATTTTTTGGTATCAAACAAAGAGGAAAAATGATTTCCATAAGTTTAGTaaacaaatttcaaagaatGACAACAAAGtaacaggtaaaaaagttaCCCTCCAGATAAACCAAAATAAGCTTTTAACTGGGAAACACTCCACGAGGTGCTCTCTCCCGTAGATTCTTTAATTGCTTGTTCTAAGAGAACACAAGAAGAAATATGTGCACCAGCTGATTGCCCCATTAGATAAATCCTACTCAAAAATAAACATGAAGAAATTAGCTACAAAATTTGAAGATCAGATTGTGAATGGTGAAAAAGGGATATCATTGTTTACCTCTTAGGATCACCTCCATAATCATCAATGTTGTTGTAGACAAATGAGATCCCATTAGAAACATCGTTCACCATGTCACTGATAGTTCCCTGGGGAAAATTTCTGCAAACACATATTGGCCAAAGTAAGTTTTTGGAATGTAGAACACCAATAGCTCTTGTAATTTATTCTCATATAAAATTTCAGCATGCTCAAGTAGAGTAACTATTAAGACTAAACCAAGAACTACGTTTTCAAAAACTTGTTAAGTTGTTTTGATCATAACCAAAACAAGATTAAAGAATTTTGGGAAGCTCTATTATATTCACCAAAAGAATCAGATCCAATGAATCTCTTGAAATACTTGTATCTTCTGTTTCAGAAAAAAGCATGTCTGGATAATGTGCTCTGAGTACTGCTTGAACTAAACAAACTACCTGTAATCAATGCATGCAACTATGATATTTCTCTCTGCTAACTGCCTCCCCAGAAGCGAACCCCATGCTTTGTAACTAAAACAGCAAGAAATAGAGAACTTAACGTcaaatgagtatataaatagCTTTATACAATGAAAATGGAACCAATGATATTAGTACGGTGcctcaaaaaataataataataataattggaaTCAGCAAAAGACAAAAGGCTAAAATCTGTTGGATCAGCAAGTCTGTACCTTCAATTAACAACATAACCAAATCAATGCAGCctcttttaaaaatcttaaaaacacACACAGACAAACACACGagagaaaacatattttttagtgaGACATGGAATTGCCTGATTCCTGTCAGAAAATAAAGGAGTAATAACTGGCACCTCTTCTGAGTATGTTGTCATACATGTCTTGTCCAGATATTTACAAGCAAAATTCAACATCAAATGACTCAAACTAACTATAATTTGTTCTCTGTCCTGCCATTATATAAATGTGAACAGGCTGTCTTTATACCCTCCCAATGGAGCCATTGAATAGTTAGCGTTAAGTCCTGCTAGAACTCTTATAGTCAATTTGACagcaattttcaaatcaaaatatagGCATGGCTAAGTTTATAACATTTCTGTAGTCACCCTTGGTAggctaaatgataaaattaaataagtgaATAAATGTTAAATACATCAAATTTATCAAGAACAGTCAAGTGAAAGAGCGGCTGGTCCAAATTTCTCACCCAATGATCCATGCCCCACCAGTTACGAACACCACAACTGGCTTTTGTCCATCACTATTTGTTGGTAAAAATAGGTCCAACCTATTATTTAATGGCAGAAATAGCATTAGTTTTGCTATATTGACAAATAAAAGTTACACACATTATAGGCAAAAATATATGTCTTACCTATTTCTTGGTTGATCTCCATAAATGACACTCCGTTGGACTTggcttgaaaaaaaataatgataggCAACTGCAAAAGATTAAAGGCAGATAATAAATCTGAAAGCATCTACATGAATCCTAAAAGATGATTAGTCATGTCACATGTCAAATAACAATAAGcttaattataatcatatttttctcatgGCATAGAAATTTCCAACCCAAAATTGTGCCAAAAACAGAATAATTCTTAATGACAGATACTAAGAAGAAAGACTTTCAGCATGAAAGGAATTAATgtcaaaaagcataaaaaaagcAAAGGAGGCAAGTATAGGAGTAGCAGAGGGTTGTCAATAGCATTGTTTCAATATGTAAATGCCCCTTTTGGTTTTGCAAAACCGAACATTAActacagaaagaaaaaaaaaaaaaacagatgaaAAGAAATCATACCTTGAAGAAACCCGGGCATTAGTAAAATAGCATAACAAGCGAGGGCAAACAATCTATTGATCCATCGGTAACCTACCCTGAatcaaaataaatgattaaaaggGCATTTATCTAACAATCAGAATTTCTAAAACAACtcatcacaaataaaataaataacaatgaAATCGCCAAACAATCAATGAACTAATTTACTAAATGACAACAATAAAGAAAGAAGTACCCAAGATATCGAAGAAGAGTGAAGCTAAGGCGAGTGATAAGATAAGTCTCAGCAGCAGCGTGGCCAATATCCTGGCTGAAAGAATTCTGGCGACTTGGCGGCTGTTTTCCAGCCGTTCGACGTCGCCTCCGGTGGTTGGTACCACCATCAACACTGCTACTAGAACCCACGGTTTTAGTCTCCATAGCATTCATCATATTCATTAAGAAACAAAGAGAATCAAAACAACCAAGGCCGAAGTGATTGGATCGGGAGATTCTGTTTGTGTTACTGGGTAGCTCCGATAAGATAGATATGCATTTGCACGTAATAATGCAACGTGCAGCGATACTTTTtgaattaatagatataataaaataaaaatgtcagcTTTTGGTCTGGTTCAGAAACCAAGGTGGAGAAATGGAAGGGGAGAGGAAATGAATATGGGTTGtcaatttaaagttatattattaCACGACAGAACTGAAAAAACTAAACCCAATTGGCAGTTTCCCAGTTGCAAATACGCGGCTTAACATAGACAGGCGACCCGTCTACAGATTGGGTTCATGCATTGGGTCGTAATCTTTATTTTCCGCCACCTGTGCTAGCTCACCAGATTCTTCTTCATTCATCAAGTCACGGCTAATGACGGCTTCAACTTTCTACTTCAACAAAATGAGACGCCACCGTCACTTTTAGTGGAGTCGTGGAAACAATTTCATGATGCTTCTAAATAATAAGAAGCACAAAATTCTTAATACACATTTGAGTATCATCAGGTGAATTTTGAATAATCATGTTGCCCATATGGAATTGCTCTTTTAATAACAATAGTCAGTGGTTGTGTTGGAGACGtaatcaaattttagttcatagCTTACTGCATTAAAATCCCGTGTAAGGTTGGTATGAAGTTTTGAAGCCCGAACTACCTTCCTTCATCCAATCAAAAGGCTGGTTGGATCCAATCTAATAGCATATGatacaaattgatttgatttgagtttatggTTTGATCAAATTAACTTAATGACTAAACCATGAATTGATATGATTAGATTCAAccataaatcaaactaattttttttttagcttaAACTAGACAGGACATCATTAGttttcaatcaaacaaattgatttgatttgagtttatggTTTGATCAAATTAACTTAATGACTAAACCATGAATTGATATGAGTAGATTCAAccataaatcaaactaattctTCTTTTAGCTTAGACTAAACAGGACATCATTAGTTTTCAATCGAAAACTAATGATATCCTATCTAGTCTAAGCTAAGAGAAGAATTAGTTTAACTTGTGGTTGAATCTAATCGGTTTGATTGGCCAGcgtaaattttaaatcaatggTTGGTATCATTAGAAATTATAAAACCTACTACTCAAAATCCAATAGCGCTTCACCACGCAAATTCTGCTCAAAAAGTGTATATTTCTTCTAGTACCCCATTAATTTAGTCAAGGGTAACTCGTGTTGAATCTTTTATTTCCGTGGTCAATTTGGACAAACTCACTAGCCTTTTACGTAGCAGCATCGCCATAAAGTTTGGTATGGTCAACTTTTCCTTTGTGCGCACCACTTCAAATGCCTCAATTCTGTAGGTATGTGGTTTGGACTGAAGCTAAATCAGCATAGACTGTGAATTGGAATCAAGTTATTTAGATCTGGTTAAGGAGAGAAGAACAAGGTATAGTCGGACGGCTGGCCATTTGTAAGCATTCTAACCTGTTATTAAGTGAAAATACACATCCAGGGCCATACAATAGCAGAAAGAAACAGAATCAATCTATAGCCAAATTCAACATATTGTGCTATAAAACAGTGGAAACTTTTAAAAAAGCGTCAAACCTtgggagaaaaaaataatacaacacCAAGAAGTTGAGTCGCAACTGACAGTAGAAGATTGGAAGCTAAGCTTTGCAACAAGTTGAAGCGGGAGGAATATATCTTAATTTGTTTGCAAAATCAACAGTAGGTCATCAGCTGCTACAAACAATGACCATAAAACAACCAGGAAAGACACCAGGATTAAACATATCATATAAAGGAAGATTAAGCTGTGATTAATTTAACAATCCATCTAAAGTCAAGATGGTAGATTCATCACAATCCATCTGAAGTCAAGATGGTAGATTCATCGTATGAAAATTCTAAAATCAGTTTTTGTTCCATAAAACGGTGTTCAAACAAATCCCATGTAAAATCTTCTGCTCCTTACTCGTGTTCCTGAGCACTTCTATCTGAACCACCACCGCTGAATACCAGAAATTGGAGTCCTCAAGAAAGGTGCATGACGATCAACAAGTGGATTAACAGTCCTCCCTATGTTGGCCCAGACACTTTGATGGTTACCGGCAGTCACGGGGGCATGATACATGAGCTTTAGTAGCTGCCAGAAAGAattgaaagagagaaaacaagGTTAGATCAAGTTATGGTGTGATACCTCGTAAGCATATGTTTTTGACCGTGCCAACCAAAAACTCATCCACAGAACACAGTGGGCATAGGTGCACATAGGTACAACAccaaaattgtataaattggACATTTGAAATTGACTGACTGCATTGATTTTAAATACTGTGCCTAACCTGCCAATACATAAATGTTTGTATTATATTGCGCTGCCACCTGCAAATATAATTAAGCATTAGAATATGTTAATTGTACAAAAAGGCCATGCAAGTGGTGACATAAGGAGATAGGATTTGAGCAACTTACGAGAGTAAAGAGATGATTAGAAGAAAGCCAAGTCCAATCTCAGCATGTGAAGAAAGAATGCCAAGGGTAGTAGCGTTTGACTCCACCCACACACAAGCATCTTCCAAGTATTTCCTGGCCgtcaaaagaaaaaactataagAAGAAATTTCATGCATAATTGTAACAGATCAGATCATATGTTTTAACTAATGCATCAGAATGGAAGCTAGACTCAACCATAAGATGCTGTCTCCTTCATGTAGAGGGCCAGCATAACTTGAAAAAGTTTCAGTTATTATATTCCATAGCATAGAATGCTAAATGattatcaaaaagaaagattcatTAGAAATTATTACAAGGACTTTCATGTATGCATACTGAAGATTACAGAATTTCAACATATTGTAACAGGATGCTAGCACTCAAACATAAAGTCTGCTCTGCTTCCTCCAAAGGACAAGTATATTGAACACTGCAAATGTACGCAGACTTTACTGGAAACAAGATGACGGAAGTCCAGGCATGACTGGGCTTATAACAAATTGGGAGGTGGAAATATGACCAAAAGATAGAGTAATTATGGGTGGATATTTAATACATTAGGCAATGTAGATATCTCTCATTTTCATAATAGTCAGAAATCTAGGATGGAAGACAATGAGAAACTTCTctacatttttaattatagtttcagaaagagaaaacaatgataaatgaaaattttattggtTATATACTTGAGTGAAGATATATACTTAAGTGCAAAAGGACATATCATTAAGTGAAGAATAAGAAGTTCTCAAGCCATAAAAGGTGAAGCATATATATAGAATAGCCAGAAAAAGATTATGCTGATGAATCTAATATAAAACTACTTAACAGCTAATCTGTCTTAGAGAGAAATTTCAGAATTAGTTCACCTGTACAAGGAAGAACGACTAAAATTACGCCTCAAGAACTTGGCCACATGTTCAATAGCACGGCATAATATGGGAATCAAAGCAACTGCATGAAAGGTTAACACCATCAATTCATCATATTAGGAAAATGACAACACCtattacaaattcaaagaaagataaagatttaacacaatgaaaatattttagaggCCAAGTACTGCTCACATTTAAGGCAAAGTTGTGAAGTGACAAAGTTAAGGCAGTAGATGAAGTAAATAAAATCTTTGGCCGCAATTACTGACTGAAAGTACTCTTGCAAAGCTTGCAAGTTCCATGCCCTGGGTCTCTGCAAAAATATAAGATGACTCAATGGAAAAGGAGGAACAGCATAGTATTAAGTGAATAATAAAAAGGACAGAGATACGAAAGTTACCCCGTAAATTGAGTACAAAGAATATAGAGAAGAACAAGCAGTGCCCATAAATGACAGCCTATATGCCCTACTTGAGAGATGCCTTGGTACAAGAGGAAATATTGCAAGCAGTCCAACCACAAAAACCTAGAAGAAAAAAGCATAGAATGAAGCTCAGCAAAACCTAAAATTAATTGCAAGTAAAATCAGAAGAATTAAACCTAGAAAATGTGTGCACACACTTCAAAAAGTAAATA includes:
- the LOC123224845 gene encoding probable isoprenylcysteine alpha-carbonyl methylesterase ICMEL2 isoform X2, whose product is MLWRLKPWVLVAVLMVVPTTGGDVERLENSRQVARILSARILATLLLRLILSLALASLFFDILGYRWINRLFALACYAILLMPGFLQVAYHYFFSSQVQRSVIYGDQPRNRLDLFLPTNSDGQKPVVVFVTGGAWIIGYKAWGSLLGRQLAERNIIVACIDYRNFPQGTISDMVNDVSNGISFVYNNIDDYGGDPKRIYLMGQSAGAHISSCVLLEQAIKESTGESTSWSVSQLKAYFGLSGGYNLFNLVDHFHSRGLYRSIFLSIMEGKESFKQFSPEVRVKDPRIRDAISLLPPIILFHGTSDQSIPSDASKAFVDALQGVGAKAELILYKGKTHTDLFLQDPLRGGKDDLFDHIVSVIHAEDKEALANDAMAPPRKRLVPEILLRIASHISPF
- the LOC123224845 gene encoding isoprenylcysteine alpha-carbonyl methylesterase ICME-like isoform X1 yields the protein MNMMNAMETKTVGSSSSVDGGTNHRRRRRTAGKQPPSRQNSFSQDIGHAAAETYLITRLSFTLLRYLGVGYRWINRLFALACYAILLMPGFLQVAYHYFFSSQVQRSVIYGDQPRNRLDLFLPTNSDGQKPVVVFVTGGAWIIGYKAWGSLLGRQLAERNIIVACIDYRNFPQGTISDMVNDVSNGISFVYNNIDDYGGDPKRIYLMGQSAGAHISSCVLLEQAIKESTGESTSWSVSQLKAYFGLSGGYNLFNLVDHFHSRGLYRSIFLSIMEGKESFKQFSPEVRVKDPRIRDAISLLPPIILFHGTSDQSIPSDASKAFVDALQGVGAKAELILYKGKTHTDLFLQDPLRGGKDDLFDHIVSVIHAEDKEALANDAMAPPRKRLVPEILLRIASHISPF
- the LOC123224845 gene encoding isoprenylcysteine alpha-carbonyl methylesterase ICME-like isoform X3, whose protein sequence is MNMMNAMETKTVGSSSSVDGGTNHRRRRRTAGKQPPSRQNSFSQDIGHAAAETYLITRLSFTLLRYLGVGYRWINRLFALACYAILLMPGFLQVAYHYFFSSQVQRSVIYGDQPRNRLDLFLPTNSDGQKPVVVFVTGGAWIIGYKAWGSLLGRQLAERNIIVACIDYRNFPQGTISDMVNDVSNGISFVYNNIDDYGGDPKRIYLMGQSAGAHISSCVLLEQAIKESTGESTSWSVSQLKAYFGLSGGYNLFNLVDHFHSRGLYRSIFLSIMEGKESFKQFSPEVRVKDPRIRDAISLLPPIILFHGTSDQSIPSDASSSHNPSAKLVLFTLWKKDPE
- the LOC123226571 gene encoding uncharacterized protein LOC123226571, which codes for MESNDDVFRNQFVDSPLIEQQAQTRRAETTWGFKRVLSFILAVLLLERKVMVGDREDPQKLKRIAAASYDYDNDSRWAEYWTNILIPPNMAARSDVSDHFKRKFYQRYIDPDLVVEPMSTTSSSQPYAASSNSSTPANRPRSHNSGSTRTSGTSATAGSNATSVRWDRQTIQFSVNAWVFVVGLLAIFPLVPRHLSSRAYRLSFMGTACSSLYSLYSIYGRPRAWNLQALQEYFQSVIAAKDFIYFIYCLNFVTSQLCLKFALIPILCRAIEHVAKFLRRNFSRSSLYRKYLEDACVWVESNATTLGILSSHAEIGLGFLLIISLLSWQRNIIQTFMYWQLLKLMYHAPVTAGNHQSVWANIGRTVNPLVDRHAPFLRTPISGIQRWWFR